In a single window of the Pocillopora verrucosa isolate sample1 chromosome 4, ASM3666991v2, whole genome shotgun sequence genome:
- the LOC136280623 gene encoding diacylglycerol kinase theta-like isoform X1 — translation MFTAFQRLLNPNQVYSLVEGGPLSGVYAFRSISDFRVLICGGDGTVGWVLSCLDDVVQEIKCKLPASAVLPLGIGNDLSCVLHWRGGYSGGESPVSLLMAVDQAHEVFLDRWCVTFDSADTNDSALGSIGGREDDPSIFTVNNYFGIGIGAELCLDFHL, via the exons ATGTTCACAGCTTTCCAGAGACTGCTCAACCCTAATCAAGTGTACAGCCTCGTAGAGGGAGGCCCATTATCAGG agTTTATGCTTTCAGATCTATTTCTGATTTTCGTGTCTTGATCTGTGGTGGTGATGGCACAGTTGGCTGGGTGCTGTCATGTTTGGATGATGTTGTTCAAGAGATAAAGTGTAAGCTACCTGCATCAGCAGTTCTTCCTCTTGGCAttg GTAATGATCTCTCTTGTGTTCTCCATTGGAGAGGTGGTTACTCTGGTGGCGAGAGTCCTGTATCGCTTCTCATGGCCGTTGATCAGGCACACGAAGTGTTTCTTGATAGATGGTGTGTCACGTTTGATTCAGCGGACACTAACGACAGTGCGCTTGGCTCGATAGGAGGAAGAGAAGACGATCCTAGTATTTTTACTGTGAATAATTACTTTGGCATCGGAATTGGAGCTGAGCTTTGTTTAGATTTTCATCTTTAG
- the LOC136280623 gene encoding diacylglycerol kinase theta-like isoform X2 — translation MFTAFQRLLNPNQVYSLVEGGPLSGVYAFRSISDFRVLICGGDGTVGWVLSCLDDVVQEIKCKLPASAVLPLGIGGREDDPSIFTVNNYFGIGIGAELCLDFHL, via the exons ATGTTCACAGCTTTCCAGAGACTGCTCAACCCTAATCAAGTGTACAGCCTCGTAGAGGGAGGCCCATTATCAGG agTTTATGCTTTCAGATCTATTTCTGATTTTCGTGTCTTGATCTGTGGTGGTGATGGCACAGTTGGCTGGGTGCTGTCATGTTTGGATGATGTTGTTCAAGAGATAAAGTGTAAGCTACCTGCATCAGCAGTTCTTCCTCTTGGCAttg GAGGAAGAGAAGACGATCCTAGTATTTTTACTGTGAATAATTACTTTGGCATCGGAATTGGAGCTGAGCTTTGTTTAGATTTTCATCTTTAG